TTGGGGCCCTTGGGAGAGGGGGATGGATTCATTTCACACCGGAATAATGGGGAGAAAAGTATTTTTTCCAGGAAAATCCctccaaaatacttttttttttttaaaggacccaGCCCAAAACTGCCCTTTTTCTCCCCAAAATCATTGCCCTGTCACATAAGCCACAGAGCAGCCAGGAATgggttaacccccccccccttgcaaagTACTGGGAAGAGAAAATGTCCCTAAAAGGCTAGTATTCACCCCGAAAAAGGCCCCAAAACCGCCAAGATCATGTGAAATAAACCCCAAATTAGCCTGTATCACATGAGCAAGACCCAAAACACCAAGCAAtcaccccaaatttcaccttctcctccaaaaaCGGCAAGAACCAGCCCGCCAGGAGAGAAAAGTGGCAGAACCCCCTACCCCAAATATTCTTAATACCTCTCTAAAAAGCCAAAAGCGCATTAACTCACCCCCAAAAATGAAGCCTGCAACAGTATAAAGACCCAGAAAGCCCAGAAATGGCCCCAAAATTCACCTTCTGTCCCCAAAACCACAAGATTTAATGCTTCTAAAAACTAAATCTGGCATCAAAAGTCCCCAATAATATAATTTATAGGCCTCAAAAAGCCAAAATCCCAGTAAATCAACCCAAGAATTGAGGAACTGAATTAAACGGGAAAGCACCAAAGAGCTGAGAAATTACCCCATAATGCACCTTTTCCTCCAAAAACTGCAAGAATCAACCCCTGCAGAGAATCAACCTGACATCAAAAGCCCCCAAAATGTCATAAATTGCTCCCCAAAACCCCAAATCCCAAGAATTAAACCCAAAAAATTAATAGGTATAAAAAATACCAAGTCCTAAAAGGTGAAGAAATCCTGAAATCCACACCCTGCCTTGAAAACCTTGATATTCAACACCTCCACAGTCCACAAAATTTCCCTTAAAAAAGCCCAAATCCCAATAAAATAACACCTGAAAAATAGCAGTCCCAAAAAGTGGAGAATTCACCCCTAAAATTCACATCCTGCTCCAAAAAGTGCAACTTTTTGTGGCTCCAAAATATAAATCTGACATCAAATGACCCCTAAATTACAAGAATAGtccaaaaatccccaaatcccaaTAATTCAATGCCCCAAAATTAATATTTGAATAATAAAAACAGTTCCAAAAAGTGGGAAAAATCTCCCCAAAATTCACATCTTGCTCCAAAAACTGCAATATTTAATGCGTTTAACATACATGTGACATCAGAAGACCCCAAAATGTCATAAATTGCCCTAAAAAAGCCAAAATCCCAATAAGTAAACCCAAAAAATAATACCTGAAAAATAGCAGTCCCCAAAAGTGGAGAAATCACCCCAAAATTCACATCCTGCCCTGAAAAGCTCAATAGCTGGCACCTCCAAAAAATAAACCTAACATCAAAAGTCCCCAAAATGTCATAAATATCCCCCAAATCACGAGAATTAAACCCCCAAACCCTGAAAAATATAAACATCCCCCAAAAGTGGAGAAATCACCTCAAAATTCACATCCAGCTCCAAAAACTAGAATCATTAGTGCCTCTGAACTATTAATCTGACACACAAAGCCCCCCAAATGGTATAATTTGTCCCCAAAATTCTGATAATTAAACCCAAAAATTGAACACCTGAAAAACACAAGCAGGCCACAAAAGGGGAGAAATCTCCCCCAAAAGTTAACAGCCTGGTCCAAAAACTGTGCCTCCAAGTATAAATCTGACTTCAAAAGCCTCAAAATGTCATAAATTGCCCCCAAAACCCAAAATCCCAATAACTGAACCCAAACCTGGAGTCCTGCCAACAGACCACAAACCAGCCCGTTGCCCCCCCAAACTTGGAGCCGAACTTCATGCTCTGGCCCTGAAAGAGCCCCTGAAACCTGGAACTGGCCTCATATCCCCTCCCAGCTGCCAAAAATCCCTACTTTTAGAAAACCTGATTTTGGGCAAAAGGGCTTTTCTCTCGCCATGTCGAAGCTGGAAAAGGCCCTGGAATGTGGGATTTTCCTGGAAAAAAGTAAGGGGAAAAaccccctttccttccttcttgggGAAGGCTCTGGCTTTACCAAAAATCACCacttttgggggatttttttttaccgGATTTCACCCCAAATCTGTGTAGGGATTCCTGGGGAGGTTaacccctgcctggccacccctggctctggggagggggacccccccccaataGAGGGGTCTGGGGGTGGGTTTGGGGGCAAAAAAGGGattttggggggctgggaggggaggggggggtccttGCCCGGGACGCCTGCGTTCcctcctggctccaggcaggacaaaggaggctgggggggagggggggggctggggtggcagggggaccccaacccccacccccaggggatCCAGGAGTCCGGGCCCCTGCAGGCACTTACCCCGGCCGGGCTGGGAAGTTtgtgcagaggggatgggggggcggggcggacgcctgggttctcccacccctggcagagccctcccaccctggggctgtgggtggggagtgaggggcaccattgcaggggcggggggagggaaagagtagGAAGCCTTTACTGGTCCCAGTTCCCAGGTGAGACTGGTCCCATTTAACAACCCCAACCGGTCCCAGTTGCAACAGCCTAACTAGCAGTTCACAACTGTTGCTGGTCCCAGGTCCTGGAGCAGACTGGTCCCAGTTTCCATTCCTTACTGAGCCCCAGTTCCCAACCATTCATTGGCCCAGTTACCAGTTGAtactggccccagctccctggccATACTGGTCCAGGTCCCACCCATTCTGGTCTCATTTCCCAGTCCTTAATTGGCCCAATTACTAGCCCATACCGGTCCCAGTTTCCGCCCCTTACCGCTCCCAGTTCCAGAACCATACTAGGTCCAATTCTCAACCATTCCTGGTCCCAATTCTCAACTCTTAATTGGTCCAGTTACCAGCCCATACGGTTCCCAGTCCTCTGGCCACACTGCTCCTAGTTCTCCAGCCATAGTAGTTCCAATTCCCAGCCATTACTGGTTCCAGTTCCCTGGCCATACTGCTCCCAGTTCCCACCCCTTATGGCTCCTAGTTCCCCAGACATACTAGTTCTAGTTTCCAACCTTTACTGGTCCCAGTTCCCTGGGCATACTAGTTCTAGTTACCACCCCTTACTGGTCCCAGTtacagggtgctgcaggttgggagtgaggggtactggcagggctgggcaggggggtggggcttgtggtCCTCACATCTGTCCAGATGTTCCTCATCACTTGCTTGTGCAGGGGAAAGCAAGGAGGGGGGGACTGGGCATCCCTAATTGaacccagagaacccaggcgtccgggccccccctcgcctgccccctcccccaagagcaggagagaacccaggcggcgcctcccagagctggagggaacccaggcgtcgGGGCGGGCAGGTCCCTGTGAGGCAGGAAGTGGCTTTGTTCAGCATTTCcctgggcggggcggggggtCGGGGCAGGATGTGACTTGGTTTCCCGCCCCACCATTGTCTGCCGGGGGCCCGGGCTGGCCCCAAACCACCAGGcgccaccccagagctgggcacatctgGGACTGTTACACTCAGACTGGTCCCCCAGAGCTGGAAGCATCTGGGCCTGTTACACTCCGTCAGCCCCTCACCAGAGCTGGGCGCAACCAGGCCTGTTACCCCCAGCCTGACCCCCCATAGCTGGACACACCTAGGCCCGTTACACTCAGTCAGGCCTCCCAGAGCAGGACACATCCAGTCCTGCTATACTCAGGCACCCCTCAACAGTGTTGGGCACAACCGGGTCTGTTATACCCAACCtggccccccagagctgggcgcacCCAGGGCCTGTTACACCCAGCTCGGCCCCCTGCAGAGCTAGGTGCATCTGGGCCTGTTGGTCGCCCCTGCCCCAAGCTGGGTGCATCCAGGCCCCATTACACccagcctttaactccctgcagggaggctccaaagaggatggagctgggctgttctcaggtGACAGACAAGGAGCAGTGGACTCAGGCTGACTCCAGGTAAGTtgagactggatattaggaagccCTTTCTCCACAGCAAAGGGATGAagctggggctggtcccacttggagcagggggtgggactggatgtgaccctgcTCCTTCCCTACAATTTGCCACTGCTTCATTACCTTGGTGTCACTAACGAGGACATTCATCCCACGCAGCCTCAGGTGGGGCATCAGGGCCAATTTCACAGTGAGCCCCAATATCGACCCCTCCAGGCTTAacgaatgggaccccagggctttGGTAGTACGGGAGGGCTCGGCTCGGGGcttctgtgtggggctgggggtgagacTTTTGAGGGATTTTCAGGGTCTTTTGCAGGGTTTTTATCTCAAGAGGCCTATTCtacccagcctgcccccccagaACTGGGCGCATCTAATCCCTGTTACACTCAGCCCGgccccccccagagctgggcgcatgCAGGGGCTGTTacacccagcctggccccaaagcTGGGCGCATGTTGGATCACGGCATGGCGAGGTTGCAGGGTCGggctgcagcctgtgtggggtccGGGTGGGGATTTCCTGGAAGCTGGAAAACAACAGTAGCAACTGGGATGGATCCTGCTGACTCAGGGGCTGGACGTGGGGGATGggaggacacctgggttctctggagggtggcagggggggctggggtcCAGGAAACCTGGGCTCCCTGGAGGCTTGGGGGCCAGGAtgcctgggagggggtgggggctggggtcctgGAAATCTGGGctccttggggggaggggggggtttgcCACAAGTTTGGGATCACGTGACaagccagggcaggctgggtAGGGCAGGGAAAGATGGCCGCCCCTAGGGAGGCTTCAGGAAGCAGGGAAACCAGAATGGCGGCTGTCACCAGTGCCTCAGAGTCGTGCGCATGCGTATTGAGGGAGAATTTGCACATGCGCCGTAAAGAGAAGGCGGCCTTGCAGCACATGTGCTGGTCGCATATGTGACGTACTCCTCCCCATCAGTGAAAAATATAAACACCCCCAACCCCAAGGGGGGGGAGCTTATTCTACGCAGGCGGAATGAAGAGCCGCTGCTCTGCGCGCCTCGCTTTCAGCCCCGGCGCATGCGCTTTAGCTGGCACTGGCGCAGAGGTAGCCCGGCGCGCGGCCGCAGGCGCATGCGCTGCGAAGGGCTCGCGACCTTCTTCAGGCGTACGCCCCCCCTTCCACACCCACGCATGCGCGGCAGACGGGCGGGCGGCCGTCATGTCCGGGGTGCAGCGTATGAAAGTAGCCAACGAGCGGCACAGCAAGAG
This sequence is a window from Alligator mississippiensis isolate rAllMis1 chromosome 15, rAllMis1, whole genome shotgun sequence. Protein-coding genes within it:
- the LOC102574501 gene encoding uncharacterized protein LOC102574501 isoform X1; its protein translation is MKSRCSARLAFSPGACALAGTGAEVARRAAAGACAAKGSRPSSGVRPPFHTHACAADGRAAVMSGVQRMKVANERHSKSITQRGAPHRAPVPPRGGGYGAPTGLVGGGHRKEGPAGGEGSRRSLAPGALCICGVRLSDA
- the LOC102574501 gene encoding uncharacterized protein LOC102574501 isoform X2, with protein sequence MKSRCSARLAFSPGACALAGTGAEVARRAAAGACAAKGSRPSSGVRPPFHTHACAADGRAAVMSGVQRMKVANERHSKSITQRGAPHRAPVPPRGGGYGAPTGLVGGGHRKGPAGGEGSRRSLAPGALCICGVRLSDA